From Helicobacter sp. MIT 05-5293, one genomic window encodes:
- a CDS encoding DUF262 domain-containing protein: MSSNNQANNEYLKSINELKDSKFCIPSYQRGYRWGEREVKALLEDIWDFTQMENQQDFYCLQPIVMQKDNAQYNVIDGQQRLTTIFLIIKFILNEDFFTIDYQTRFNSVDFLKNIQNKGENDERNIDFYHFVLAYDVIKDFFYKDKDQKEFLDTLLNKCKVLWYEIKDEKVEDVFVRLNIGKIPLTQAENIKALFLSKNDELNFEDLKERAEFWYENELKAREERDFRYCVLSKVDEQDIVKYEEDKPVLKDDISRIEVYLRAIVPHSEKDCLFDYFYKSYKNKTLNKEWEILEEATNTLYGFASKGVEKIDREIFHYLGFLIFNGEKIDALYKQWQTTTDKDIFVQYLFEKIKKRVSPYQIEELTYDKDKKKLKSLLLLFNLSYMIGHESSNDYFKFNRFVLEEWSLEHIYAQKSQSIKEAIKNKNNEEIVKWLEEVKGYIQEKKIIQEKEIIKEIDKSLKKNNFEEELFKKIDENFETDENLHKIQNLTLLDRDSNSKIGNKIFSQKRKEIQKLGDEDKLIPICTGKVFDKVFSDKKDTPDVFTPQDQKDYFNAICEKLNPYMKDKQ, from the coding sequence ATGAGTAGTAACAATCAAGCTAATAATGAATATTTAAAATCAATCAATGAGCTTAAGGATAGCAAGTTTTGTATCCCAAGTTATCAAAGAGGTTATCGCTGGGGAGAAAGGGAAGTTAAAGCTCTGTTAGAAGATATTTGGGATTTCACACAGATGGAAAACCAACAAGATTTTTATTGTTTGCAACCTATCGTTATGCAAAAAGATAATGCTCAATACAATGTGATTGATGGGCAGCAGAGACTTACAACAATATTTTTGATTATTAAGTTTATTTTAAATGAGGATTTCTTCACCATAGATTATCAAACTCGTTTTAATAGTGTTGATTTTTTAAAAAATATCCAAAATAAAGGTGAAAATGATGAAAGAAATATAGATTTTTATCATTTTGTTTTGGCTTATGATGTTATTAAAGATTTTTTTTATAAAGATAAAGACCAAAAAGAATTTCTTGATACACTTTTAAATAAGTGCAAAGTTTTATGGTATGAAATAAAAGATGAAAAAGTAGAAGATGTTTTTGTGCGGTTAAATATTGGAAAAATCCCCCTCACTCAAGCTGAAAATATTAAAGCTCTTTTTTTAAGTAAAAATGATGAACTCAATTTTGAAGACTTAAAAGAAAGGGCAGAGTTTTGGTATGAAAATGAGCTAAAAGCAAGAGAAGAAAGGGACTTTAGGTATTGTGTATTGAGTAAGGTCGATGAGCAAGATATTGTTAAATACGAAGAAGATAAACCTGTTTTAAAAGACGATATTTCACGAATAGAAGTTTATTTAAGGGCTATTGTCCCGCATTCGGAGAAAGATTGCTTGTTTGACTACTTCTATAAATCTTACAAAAATAAAACGCTCAATAAAGAATGGGAAATTTTAGAAGAAGCAACTAATACGCTTTATGGGTTTGCTTCTAAGGGTGTTGAAAAGATTGATAGGGAAATTTTTCATTATCTTGGGTTTTTAATTTTCAATGGTGAAAAAATTGATGCCCTCTATAAACAATGGCAAACAACAACAGATAAAGATATTTTTGTGCAATATCTTTTCGAAAAAATTAAAAAAAGAGTTTCGCCATATCAAATAGAAGAATTAACCTATGATAAGGACAAGAAAAAGTTGAAATCTCTCCTTTTGCTCTTTAACTTAAGCTATATGATAGGTCATGAAAGCTCAAATGATTACTTTAAATTTAATCGTTTTGTATTGGAAGAATGGAGCTTGGAACATATCTATGCCCAAAAATCACAAAGCATAAAAGAGGCAATAAAAAATAAAAATAATGAAGAGATTGTTAAATGGCTTGAGGAGGTAAAAGGATATATTCAAGAGAAAAAGATTATTCAAGAGAAAGAGATTATTAAAGAGATTGACAAATCTTTGAAAAAAAATAACTTTGAGGAAGAACTGTTTAAGAAAATCGATGAAAATTTTGAAACTGATGAAAATCTGCACAAGATTCAAAATCTTACTTTGCTAGATAGAGATTCTAATAGTAAGATTGGTAATAAAATCTTTAGCCAAAAACGCAAAGAAATTCAAAAACTTGGCGACGAAGATAAGCTGATTCCTATTTGCACTGGAAAAGTTTTTGATAAAGTGTTTTCAGATAAAAAAGATACTCCCGATGTTTTCACGCCACAAGACCAAAAAGACTATTTCAATGCTATCTGTGAAAAGCTAAATCCCTACATGAAGGATAAACAATGA